One region of Pseudoalteromonas galatheae genomic DNA includes:
- a CDS encoding glycosyltransferase family 2 protein, whose translation MSKVQFSVIIPLYNKSDCIERALQSVAAQKFQAAEIIVVDDGSTDDSVDKVKALNLENLRVIQQANQGVSSARNNGVKHATSDYVAFLDADDEWSPFFLAKVSKLIRRFPEGGLYATRYQKVLDKQKYIDAKIALTSWDPDGYIMNNYFEIAANGDLPFTASSIVLDKCTFTSLGGFPEGEWMGEDQSLYVQIALNSTIVYTPAIESFYYIGITDSACDKAPPSTICPFAERLFTDIHIGKVADCSAKMAEKYIGAHLCDLAKRNIKHRSYRHALRLLAHPAARAKLLHWGIYSLIAGPMSLISR comes from the coding sequence ATGAGCAAAGTACAGTTCTCCGTAATTATTCCGCTATATAACAAAAGCGACTGCATTGAACGTGCGCTACAGAGTGTAGCTGCTCAAAAGTTTCAAGCAGCTGAGATAATCGTTGTTGATGATGGGTCTACAGATGATAGTGTGGACAAGGTGAAAGCACTGAACTTGGAGAATTTACGTGTCATTCAACAAGCTAATCAAGGGGTGTCTAGCGCGAGAAACAATGGTGTTAAACACGCTACAAGCGACTATGTCGCGTTTTTGGATGCTGACGATGAGTGGTCGCCATTTTTCTTAGCCAAGGTTAGTAAGTTGATCCGTCGCTTCCCTGAAGGCGGTCTTTATGCGACTCGTTATCAAAAAGTGTTAGACAAGCAAAAATACATTGATGCAAAGATAGCGCTAACCAGCTGGGATCCAGATGGTTACATAATGAATAATTATTTTGAAATTGCTGCAAACGGTGATTTGCCTTTTACCGCATCAAGTATTGTACTAGATAAGTGTACCTTCACTAGTTTAGGCGGCTTTCCAGAAGGGGAATGGATGGGTGAAGATCAAAGTTTGTATGTGCAAATAGCGTTAAACTCAACCATCGTATATACCCCTGCAATAGAAAGTTTTTACTATATTGGGATTACTGATAGTGCTTGTGATAAAGCGCCACCAAGCACAATTTGTCCTTTTGCTGAAAGGCTGTTTACAGATATCCATATTGGTAAAGTAGCTGACTGTTCAGCAAAAATGGCAGAAAAATACATTGGTGCCCACTTGTGTGATTTAGCAAAACGAAACATCAAACACCGTAGCTATCGGCATGCACTAAGATTATTAGCGCATCCAGCGGCGAGAGCTAAATTATTACACTGGGGAATATATAGTTTAATTGCGGGTCCGATGTCTCTAATTTCTAGATAG
- a CDS encoding polysaccharide pyruvyl transferase family protein produces MINHFDAYLVGYYGMRNSGDDALMQATILGAKTFLGSTKIAVNAPIENPILKELGCTGQTLSQFRGHQRIKHYQRALQSKAVIFGGGSVLHSSRDIAQKRHMLALAGAKNSMALGVGIEGFRDIHAEKQCKKLLNECGLVTVRDKQSFEIATALAPQANIKHTFDLAPSLLHHFSGKFSPLARQGIAFNFCPKVINPFGDVNTYAEEQRVEKAVKLITSIWESTQEKIYLIELNDQPLISDKLVHDKIVSALPSWVDVQRISYVANPFAMLKCMSMFKAVVGMRLHALIYAYMMETPYLSLEYHNKCTQWCLETATSTDNRFDADTFNVADVHNRITNGLRYGFTQPKLPLQQAVSLSISNWSETHEQSTVLRNYSAI; encoded by the coding sequence ATGATTAATCACTTTGACGCATACTTGGTTGGTTATTATGGCATGAGGAACAGTGGCGATGATGCACTCATGCAAGCGACTATTTTGGGCGCCAAGACGTTTTTAGGAAGTACAAAAATTGCCGTAAATGCTCCCATCGAAAACCCAATTTTGAAAGAGCTTGGCTGTACCGGTCAAACCTTAAGTCAGTTTCGTGGGCATCAGCGTATCAAACATTATCAGCGTGCGTTGCAATCAAAAGCAGTTATATTTGGCGGTGGTTCCGTGCTTCATAGTAGTCGAGACATCGCGCAAAAGCGCCACATGCTTGCTTTAGCAGGTGCGAAAAACTCGATGGCTTTAGGCGTTGGCATCGAAGGTTTCCGTGATATCCACGCTGAAAAGCAATGTAAAAAGCTGTTAAATGAGTGTGGCTTGGTCACAGTCAGAGACAAGCAAAGCTTTGAGATCGCAACGGCGTTAGCTCCTCAAGCTAACATCAAACACACGTTTGACCTTGCTCCCTCATTGCTACATCACTTTAGTGGCAAATTCAGCCCACTTGCCAGACAAGGCATTGCTTTTAACTTTTGCCCCAAAGTGATTAATCCTTTTGGTGATGTCAATACATATGCAGAGGAGCAAAGGGTTGAAAAAGCTGTGAAGCTAATCACGTCAATTTGGGAGAGCACGCAGGAGAAGATTTATTTAATCGAGCTCAACGATCAGCCGCTTATTAGCGATAAGCTTGTACATGACAAAATCGTTTCCGCATTGCCTAGTTGGGTTGACGTACAGCGGATCAGCTATGTCGCCAACCCTTTTGCAATGTTGAAATGCATGTCGATGTTTAAGGCGGTTGTTGGTATGCGTTTACACGCACTTATTTATGCCTACATGATGGAGACTCCGTATCTTAGTCTCGAGTATCATAATAAATGCACTCAGTGGTGCCTTGAAACAGCAACGAGCACTGACAATCGCTTTGACGCTGACACTTTTAATGTTGCGGATGTCCATAACCGCATTACCAACGGGTTAAGGTATGGTTTCACCCAACCTAAGTTACCCCTTCAACAAGCCGTTTCTTTATCAATTTCCAACTGGAGTGAAACTCATGAGCAAAGTACAGTTCTCCGTAATTATTCCGCTATATAA